Proteins from a single region of Callithrix jacchus isolate 240 chromosome 12, calJac240_pri, whole genome shotgun sequence:
- the CHST3 gene encoding carbohydrate sulfotransferase 3, translating into MAPSFPMEKGLTLSQDCWDFVHSLKMRSKYALFLIFVVIVFVFIEKENKIISRVSDRLKQIPQALADANGTDPALVLAENASLLSLSELDSAFSQLKSRLHNLSLQLGVEPAVEAALEEEEEGEEEEEPPRPAAARPRRHVLLMATTRTGSSFVGEFFNQQGNIFYLFEPLWHIERTVSFEPGGANAAGSALVYRDVLKQLFLCDLYVLEPFITPLPEDHLTQFMFRRGSSRSLCEDPVCTPFVKKVFEKYHCKNRRCGPLNVTLAAEACRRKDHMALKAVRMRQLEFLQPLAEDPRLDLRVIQLVRDPRAVLASRMVAFAGKYKTWKKWLDDEGQDQLREEEVQRLRGNCESIRLSAELGLRQPAWLRGRYMLVRYEDVARRPLQKAREMYRFAGIPLTPQVEDWIQKNTQAAHDGSGIYSTQKNSSEQFEKWRFSMPFKLAQVVQAACGTAMRLFGYKLAEDAAALTNRSFSLLEERGTFWVT; encoded by the exons ATGGCCCCGTCTTTCCCCATGGAGAAAGGACTCACTTTGTCCCAGGACTGTTGGGACTTCGTGCACAGCCTGAAGATGAGGAGCAAATATGCCCTTTTCTTGATTTTCGTGGTGATAGTTTTTGTCTtcattgaaaaggaaaataaaatcatatcaag GGTCTCAGACAGGCTGAAGCAGATACCCCAAGCCCTGGCAGATGCCAACGGCACCGACCCAGCCCTGGTCTTGGCTGAGAACGCGTCTCTCTTGTCCCTGAGCGAGCTAGATTCAGCCTTCTCCCAGCTGAAGAGCCGTCTCCACAACCTCAGCCTGCAGCTGGGCGTGGAGCCAGCAGTGGAAGCCGccttggaggaagaggaggagggagaagaggaggaggagccgcCCAGACCGGCCGCGGCAAGGCCCCGGCGCCACGTGCTGCTCATGGCCACCACGCGCACCGGCTCCTCGTTCGTGGGCGAGTTCTTCAACCAGCAGGGCAACATCTTCTACCTCTTCGAGCCACTGTGGCACATCGAGCGCACGGTGTCCTTCGAGCCGGGGGGCGCCAACGCCGCAGGCTCGGCCCTGGTGTATCGCGACGTGCTCAAGCAGCTCTTCCTGTGCGACCTGTACGTGCTGGAGCCCTTCATCACGCCGTTGCCTGAGGACCATCTGACCCAGTTCATGTTCCGCCGCGGCTCCAGCCGCTCCCTGTGCGAGGACCCGGTCTGCACGCCCTTCGTCAAGAAGGTCTTCGAGAAGTATCACTGCAAGAACCGCCGCTGCGGGCCCCTCAACGTGACACTGGCCGCCGAGGCCTGCCGCCGCAAGGACCACATGGCCCTCAAGGCCGTGCGCATGAGGCAGCTGGAGTTCCTGCAGCCACTGGCCGAGGACCCCCGCCTGGACCTGCGAGTCATCCAGCTGGTGCGCGACCCCCGCGCCGTGCTGGCCTCGCGCATGGTGGCCTTCGCCGGCAAGTACAAGACCTGGAAGAAGTGGCTGGACGACGAGGGCCAGGAccagctgagggaggaggaggtacAGCGGCTGCGGGGCAACTGCGAGAGCATCCGCCTGTCCGCAGAGCTGGGGCTGCGGCAGCCCGCCTGGCTGCGGGGCCGCTACATGCTGGTGCGCTACGAGGACGTGGCACGCAGGCCGCTGCAGAAGGCCCGCGAGATGTACCGCTTCGCAGGCATTCCCCTGACCCCGCAGGTGGAGGACTGGATCCAGAAGAACACGCAGGCAGCCCACGACGGCAGCGGCATCTACTCCACGCAGAAGAACTCCTCAGAGCAGTTCGAGAAGTGGCGCTTCAGCATGCCCTTCAAGCTGGCCCAGGTGGTGCAGGCTGCTTGCGGCACCGCCATGCGCCTCTTCGGCTACAAACTGGCTGAGGACGCCGCCGCCCTCACCAACCGCTCGTTCAGTCTGCTGGAGGAGCGGGGCACCTTCTGGGTCACGTAG